The Beijerinckiaceae bacterium genome has a window encoding:
- a CDS encoding type I secretion system permease/ATPase — MVSTRTGFRVALKFLLEAAVTTEQNNAEPLDQGLSVLVTLLQFQGVGVAAGQLRHRFGGASVGVSDMLRCAREFGLKARAIKSSWSRLAAITLPGIAVLRDGGFLLLGKVGDEEAIVQSPHSPRPTLMSRAELEAAWDGRLVLMTRRAGLVELSRRFDISWFLGAIHKYRRVLGSVLVASFFLQLFGLVSPLFFQVVIDKVLAHRSLGTLDVLMVGLVGIAVFETILGGARTYLFAHTTNRIDVELGARLFRHLLALPTAYFQARRVGDSVARVRELENIRQFLTSSALTLIIDLFFTFVFLGVMFLYSPLLTFIVVASFPFYIAISATATPLFRRRLNEKFERGAENQAFLVERVAGIETLKAMAVEPQMQRKWEEQLAAYVSASFRVLSLGNTASQLVQLISKIVTAAVLYFGARLVIDGSLTIGELVAFNILAGRVSAPVLRLAQLWQDFHQARLSVTRLGDILNAVPEPTFNPGQTALPAIRGDIAFEHVTFRYRIDGPETLHDLSFNAPAGQVIGIVGPSGSGKSTLAKLIQRLYVPESGRVLVDGVDLAMVDPAWLRRQIGVVLQENVLFNCSVRDNIALADPAMPIERVIAAAKLAGAHDFVLELPKAYDTIVGERGGSLSGGQRQRLAIARALVMNPRILIFDEATSALDYESERVIQDNMAQIVRGRTVFIVAHRLSTVRRADRIITIDHGRLTEDGGHDELIRTNGRYASLHRLQAGLHEVR; from the coding sequence GTGGTCTCGACGCGAACCGGTTTCCGCGTCGCTTTAAAATTCCTGTTGGAGGCTGCTGTGACCACTGAACAGAACAATGCGGAGCCTTTGGATCAGGGTCTATCCGTCCTGGTGACGCTTTTGCAATTTCAGGGCGTCGGTGTTGCCGCGGGTCAGTTGCGGCATCGGTTTGGCGGGGCATCGGTCGGGGTTTCCGACATGCTGCGCTGCGCCCGAGAATTCGGTCTCAAGGCGCGGGCGATCAAATCGAGCTGGTCGAGGCTCGCGGCGATTACGCTGCCGGGCATCGCCGTGCTTCGCGACGGAGGCTTTCTCTTGCTCGGCAAGGTCGGCGACGAAGAAGCAATTGTTCAATCGCCGCATTCGCCCCGCCCAACCTTGATGTCGCGGGCCGAACTCGAGGCGGCGTGGGATGGCCGACTGGTTCTGATGACACGGCGGGCCGGGCTCGTCGAGCTGTCGCGCCGTTTCGACATCAGCTGGTTCCTCGGTGCGATCCACAAATACCGCCGCGTGCTCGGGAGTGTCCTCGTCGCCTCCTTCTTTTTGCAGCTGTTCGGACTCGTGTCGCCGCTGTTCTTCCAGGTCGTCATCGACAAGGTGCTGGCCCATCGTAGCCTCGGCACGCTCGATGTTCTGATGGTCGGCCTCGTCGGTATCGCGGTGTTTGAGACGATACTGGGCGGCGCGCGGACCTATCTCTTCGCACACACCACCAACCGCATCGACGTGGAACTCGGGGCGCGATTATTCCGCCATCTGCTGGCGTTGCCGACTGCGTATTTTCAGGCCCGGCGTGTCGGCGATTCGGTCGCGCGCGTGCGCGAGCTGGAAAACATCCGCCAGTTTCTGACGAGCTCCGCGCTGACTCTCATCATCGATCTTTTTTTCACCTTCGTGTTTCTCGGGGTGATGTTTCTCTATTCGCCGTTGCTCACCTTCATCGTTGTCGCATCGTTTCCGTTCTACATCGCCATCTCTGCGACCGCGACGCCCTTGTTCCGGCGTCGCCTCAATGAGAAATTCGAGCGGGGTGCCGAAAATCAGGCCTTTCTGGTTGAGCGGGTTGCGGGCATTGAAACCCTCAAGGCGATGGCGGTCGAGCCGCAAATGCAGCGCAAATGGGAGGAGCAGCTTGCCGCCTACGTCAGCGCGAGTTTCCGCGTGCTCAGCCTCGGCAACACCGCGAGCCAGCTGGTCCAGCTGATCAGCAAGATCGTCACCGCCGCGGTGCTCTATTTTGGGGCGCGGCTGGTCATCGATGGAAGCCTGACGATCGGGGAGCTCGTCGCCTTCAATATTCTGGCCGGGCGGGTCAGCGCGCCTGTGTTGCGCCTCGCCCAGCTCTGGCAGGATTTCCATCAGGCCCGGCTGTCGGTGACGCGGCTCGGTGATATTTTGAACGCCGTCCCGGAGCCAACCTTCAATCCGGGCCAGACGGCCTTGCCGGCCATCCGGGGCGATATCGCATTCGAGCATGTCACCTTCCGCTACCGGATCGATGGCCCGGAAACCCTGCACGACCTCAGCTTCAACGCGCCGGCCGGACAGGTCATCGGGATCGTCGGTCCCTCGGGTTCAGGCAAGAGCACGCTGGCCAAGCTGATCCAGCGGCTCTACGTTCCGGAGAGCGGGCGTGTTCTCGTCGACGGCGTCGATCTCGCCATGGTCGACCCGGCCTGGCTGCGCCGTCAGATCGGCGTCGTGCTTCAGGAAAATGTGTTGTTCAATTGCTCGGTGCGCGACAACATCGCGCTTGCCGATCCGGCGATGCCGATCGAGCGGGTGATCGCCGCGGCGAAGCTCGCCGGCGCCCATGATTTCGTGCTGGAGCTTCCCAAAGCCTATGACACGATCGTCGGCGAACGTGGCGGCAGCCTCTCGGGCGGCCAGCGCCAGCGCCTTGCCATCGCCCGCGCGCTGGTGATGAACCCGCGCATTCTGATTTTCGACGAAGCGACCAGCGCGCTCGATTATGAGAGCGAGCGCGTGATCCAGGACAACATGGCGCAAATCGTCCGCGGCCGCACCGTGTTCATCGTCGCTCACCGGCTCTCCACCGTGCGGCGGGCCGACCGGATCATTACCATCGACCACGGCCGACTGACCGAGGACGGCGGCCATGACGAGCTGATCAGGACCAACGGGCGCTACGCGTCACTCCACCGTCTACAGGCAGGTCTCCATGAAGTACGCTGA
- a CDS encoding transporter, which translates to MAPWLTSWLFWALLSASFAALTAIFAKVGVENVSSDFATFFRTIIIVAVTATILVFTNQFQPLGAISRRSYVFLTLSGLATGASWLCYFRALKLGDAVRVAPIDKLSIVLVALFGVAFLGERLSPINWLGIILIGCGALLVVYRS; encoded by the coding sequence ATGGCGCCTTGGCTGACGTCATGGCTGTTTTGGGCCCTATTGTCGGCGAGTTTTGCAGCCTTGACGGCGATTTTCGCCAAAGTCGGCGTCGAGAATGTGAGTTCGGATTTCGCGACCTTTTTTCGAACGATCATCATTGTCGCGGTGACTGCCACGATCCTTGTTTTCACCAATCAATTTCAACCGCTTGGCGCAATTTCACGGCGCAGCTATGTTTTTCTTACACTCTCGGGGCTTGCGACCGGCGCGTCATGGCTTTGCTACTTCCGGGCCTTGAAGCTTGGAGACGCGGTGCGCGTGGCGCCGATCGATAAGCTTTCGATCGTCCTCGTTGCTCTGTTCGGCGTCGCGTTTTTGGGTGAGCGCCTCTCCCCCATCAATTGGCTCGGGATCATTTTGATCGGCTGCGGCGCGCTCTTGGTCGTCTATCGTTCCTAA
- a CDS encoding esterase: MRRFISLRSETATRQKAIGSSGRLLLIPIIVLSLGGCAGKIRGILEPVAYTAPGTSQVEMVVATTRMRTVPAEMFSGLRAPSAAFADITVSIPPDGVRQIGEVQWPQQIPGNPATDFVTLKADILDRPQALSAFHRLVQKVPKRQALVFVHGFNNRFEDAVVRFAQIVHDSGADVAPVLFTWPSKGSALAYGYDRESANYSRDTLEAVLRALAKDPEVGQVSVLAHSMGNWVTLEALRQMAIRDGKVADKIRTVLLAAPDVDVDVARQEIATLGPKRPNFILFVSEDDRALAISRKLWGGARLGAINPDIEPYKSELESEKIEVVNLTSEISPDRFHHGKFAENPMAVQLIGRSLASGQILTDSRVGVGERIMATTAGAAASVGHAAGLVVSAPLTIVDPTTRENFGDQIDAFGRSVENAAAPP; encoded by the coding sequence ATGCGTCGGTTTATTTCCTTGCGGAGCGAGACAGCGACTCGACAGAAAGCGATCGGTTCGAGCGGTCGCCTGCTGCTCATTCCGATCATCGTGTTGAGCCTTGGAGGTTGCGCCGGAAAGATCAGGGGCATTCTTGAACCGGTGGCTTACACAGCGCCCGGCACAAGCCAGGTCGAAATGGTCGTCGCAACGACGCGCATGAGGACCGTGCCCGCCGAAATGTTTTCTGGCCTGCGAGCGCCTTCGGCGGCCTTTGCCGACATCACCGTGTCGATCCCGCCGGACGGCGTCCGCCAAATCGGCGAAGTTCAATGGCCGCAGCAAATCCCCGGCAACCCGGCAACGGATTTCGTGACCTTGAAGGCCGATATCCTCGATAGGCCCCAGGCCCTTTCGGCGTTCCACAGGCTCGTGCAGAAAGTGCCCAAGCGGCAGGCGCTTGTCTTCGTCCATGGATTCAACAACCGCTTCGAAGACGCGGTTGTCCGCTTCGCGCAGATCGTCCATGATTCAGGCGCCGACGTTGCCCCCGTCCTGTTCACATGGCCCTCTAAGGGAAGTGCTCTCGCTTATGGATATGATCGGGAGAGCGCGAATTATTCCCGTGACACGCTTGAAGCGGTCCTGCGCGCGCTTGCTAAGGATCCGGAGGTTGGCCAAGTCTCCGTGCTGGCCCATTCGATGGGCAATTGGGTGACTCTCGAAGCCTTGCGCCAGATGGCCATTCGCGATGGCAAGGTCGCGGATAAGATCCGTACAGTTTTGCTCGCAGCACCTGATGTCGATGTCGATGTGGCCCGCCAGGAAATTGCAACCCTGGGGCCGAAGCGACCCAATTTTATCTTGTTCGTGTCCGAGGACGACCGCGCCCTCGCGATTTCTCGGAAGCTGTGGGGCGGCGCCCGGCTCGGTGCGATCAATCCCGACATCGAGCCCTATAAGAGCGAGCTCGAAAGCGAAAAAATCGAAGTGGTCAATCTGACCTCCGAGATCTCACCGGACCGCTTCCATCACGGAAAATTTGCGGAAAATCCGATGGCCGTGCAGCTGATTGGCCGGAGCCTCGCCAGCGGGCAGATTTTGACCGACTCGAGAGTTGGAGTCGGCGAAAGAATCATGGCGACGACGGCAGGCGCGGCAGCATCCGTCGGCCATGCGGCAGGCCTCGTCGTCTCGGCCCCGCTGACCATCGTTGATCCGACGACGCGAGAGAACTTTGGCGATCAGATCGACGCATTTGGCCGTTCAGTTGAGAACGCCGCGGCGCCCCCCTAA
- a CDS encoding Crp/Fnr family transcriptional regulator codes for MRAQARRAAPSCREGLTMLEMRGSWRQRGPMHQQPANGELNFPLFGPLDAADSAALAPLLHLRRYEAGRVVFQRGDAADEVFQIRSGQLRISVCSLDGRELAFRIAGPGAIVGEIGVIDGGRRSADVTAARASEVLTLARDDLLRLIATRPTMAIGMSRFLCSRLRETSEQLEAQALYCVEARLAHFLLRELNLTGAAKGQMELTLCVSQSEIAALIGASRPKVNVAFSALEERGAIRRRGKMLVCRLDALNEIADAIGAC; via the coding sequence ATGCGCGCGCAAGCTCGACGTGCAGCCCCAAGTTGCCGCGAAGGCTTGACGATGCTAGAGATGCGCGGTTCTTGGCGACAGCGTGGTCCTATGCACCAACAGCCTGCCAACGGTGAGTTGAACTTTCCGCTTTTCGGCCCGCTTGACGCGGCCGACAGCGCGGCGCTGGCCCCGCTTCTGCACTTGCGGCGTTACGAGGCCGGGCGCGTCGTTTTTCAGCGCGGCGATGCCGCTGACGAAGTGTTTCAGATCCGCAGCGGCCAATTGCGTATTTCCGTGTGCTCGTTGGATGGGCGCGAGCTCGCGTTCCGCATCGCCGGTCCCGGCGCCATCGTCGGTGAGATCGGGGTGATCGATGGCGGTCGTCGTAGCGCCGACGTGACCGCCGCGCGCGCTTCCGAGGTGCTGACCTTGGCGCGGGACGATTTGCTGCGATTGATTGCGACCCGGCCGACGATGGCGATCGGCATGAGCCGATTCCTTTGTAGCCGCCTGCGTGAGACGAGCGAGCAACTTGAGGCGCAGGCGTTGTATTGCGTGGAGGCGCGGCTGGCGCACTTCTTGTTGCGCGAGCTGAATCTCACCGGAGCAGCCAAGGGCCAAATGGAGCTTACGCTGTGTGTTTCCCAATCCGAGATCGCAGCGTTGATCGGGGCTAGCCGGCCGAAAGTGAATGTCGCTTTCAGCGCGCTTGAGGAACGGGGTGCTATCCGCCGCCGCGGCAAGATGCTGGTCTGTCGCCTCGATGCTTTGAACGAGATCGCAGACGCGATTGGCGCCTGCTAA
- a CDS encoding HlyD family type I secretion periplasmic adaptor subunit, giving the protein MKYAENILPFSSAKSRRRDELAFLPAALEIVETPAPPLVGLMSGTIIALFCLALAWACLARIDIIASAQGKIVSNGRTKIIQPFETGVVREIRVHDGQYVKAGDVLIELDPTINQADGRHLHGDLLAAELDLARLTAALGEGPDPAAAFQPPEGASETQISTQRQFLMHELDEHRAKLAALDRQKTQKEAELVTVASSVKKLETVLPVLRDRVEIRQILFSRQIGSKANYLELYQSLVETEQELAVEKNKIQESEAAVAAIAQARAQADAEYRRTLFGELAEAQRKAAGLREDLIKAEQKTKLQVLTAPVDGAVQQLAVHTIGGVVTPGQALLAVAPEDNHIEIEAMVTNRDIGFVHAGQDAEIKIDTFNFTKYGLIHGRVLSVSQDAISRSKPQDKADGQNVGNENETSEPKGQELVYAARIALDRTQMQVDENLVNLSPGMATTVEIKTGTRRIIDYLLSPLLKYKQESLRER; this is encoded by the coding sequence ATGAAGTACGCTGAGAACATCCTCCCTTTTTCATCGGCCAAATCGCGCCGGCGCGATGAGCTCGCCTTCCTTCCGGCCGCCCTCGAGATCGTCGAGACGCCGGCACCGCCGCTCGTCGGCTTGATGAGCGGAACGATCATCGCGCTGTTCTGCCTAGCGCTCGCCTGGGCGTGCTTGGCGCGCATCGACATCATCGCCTCGGCGCAAGGCAAGATCGTATCGAACGGTCGGACAAAAATTATTCAGCCCTTTGAGACCGGGGTGGTTCGCGAAATCCGCGTCCACGATGGACAATATGTCAAGGCTGGCGATGTTCTGATCGAACTCGATCCGACCATCAACCAGGCGGATGGCCGGCATCTTCATGGCGATCTCCTCGCCGCTGAACTCGATCTCGCGCGGCTCACCGCGGCGCTTGGCGAGGGGCCGGATCCCGCGGCGGCGTTTCAACCTCCGGAAGGTGCCAGCGAGACCCAAATCTCGACGCAGCGGCAATTTCTCATGCATGAGCTCGATGAGCATCGCGCCAAGCTTGCCGCCCTCGATCGACAAAAGACCCAAAAAGAAGCCGAACTCGTGACCGTCGCATCGTCGGTGAAAAAGCTCGAGACTGTCCTTCCTGTCCTCCGCGACCGGGTCGAGATCCGGCAGATTCTGTTCTCGCGTCAGATCGGCTCGAAAGCCAATTATCTCGAACTCTATCAAAGCCTGGTGGAAACCGAGCAGGAGCTGGCTGTAGAGAAAAACAAGATCCAGGAATCAGAAGCGGCCGTCGCGGCGATTGCCCAGGCGCGCGCGCAGGCCGACGCCGAATACCGCCGCACCCTTTTCGGCGAGTTGGCCGAGGCGCAGCGCAAGGCCGCCGGGCTGCGCGAGGATCTGATCAAGGCGGAGCAAAAAACCAAGCTCCAGGTTCTGACGGCACCGGTTGACGGCGCGGTGCAACAGCTTGCGGTGCATACGATCGGGGGCGTTGTCACGCCGGGGCAGGCGCTGCTGGCAGTGGCACCGGAAGATAACCATATCGAAATCGAAGCAATGGTTACGAACCGCGATATCGGTTTTGTTCACGCCGGCCAGGACGCCGAGATCAAGATCGATACTTTCAACTTCACCAAATATGGCCTCATTCACGGCCGCGTCCTGAGCGTATCGCAAGACGCCATCTCACGCAGCAAACCACAGGACAAAGCCGACGGCCAGAATGTCGGGAATGAAAACGAAACCAGCGAACCAAAGGGCCAAGAGCTCGTCTATGCCGCCCGGATTGCGCTTGACCGCACCCAGATGCAGGTCGACGAAAACCTTGTCAATCTCTCGCCCGGAATGGCGACCACCGTGGAAATCAAGACCGGCACGCGTCGGATCATAGACTACCTGCTGTCGCCGTTGCTCAAATACAAGCAGGAGAGCCTACGCGAAAGATGA
- a CDS encoding transglutaminase, giving the protein MLIRHGYELTFSCTAPTLMVCLLDAHHDHAQNIRFQTPFTTTPQIASSTYLDTFGNCVRRFIAPSGDLTISRDAIIEDSGLPDPIERDAQEISVERLPNDTLVFLLGSRYCETDKLSDIAWQLFGSTPPGWRRVQAICDFVCGHLTFGYPFARSTRTAYEAYQERIGVCRDFAHLAVALCRCMNIPARYANGFLGDIGVPPDPAPMDYNAWFEVFLDGRWFIFDARHNMPRIGRITVSRGRDATDIPLATSFGPHILKTFKVWTEEVDAALAGTLTRRIA; this is encoded by the coding sequence ATGCTCATTCGTCACGGCTATGAATTGACGTTCAGTTGCACCGCCCCAACCTTGATGGTTTGCCTGCTCGATGCGCATCATGACCACGCGCAGAACATCCGCTTTCAAACGCCCTTCACCACGACGCCGCAAATTGCCTCGTCGACCTACCTCGACACATTTGGCAATTGTGTGCGGAGATTTATAGCGCCCTCCGGCGATCTTACCATTTCCCGCGACGCCATCATCGAGGATAGCGGTCTGCCAGACCCGATTGAACGCGATGCCCAGGAGATTTCGGTCGAACGATTGCCAAATGATACCTTGGTTTTTCTACTCGGCAGCCGCTATTGCGAAACCGACAAGCTCTCCGATATCGCTTGGCAATTGTTCGGCTCGACGCCACCGGGCTGGCGCCGGGTCCAGGCGATTTGTGATTTTGTTTGCGGCCATTTGACGTTTGGCTATCCATTTGCCCGCTCGACACGAACCGCATACGAAGCCTATCAGGAGCGCATCGGCGTGTGCCGTGACTTCGCACATCTTGCAGTCGCGCTCTGCCGCTGCATGAATATTCCGGCGCGTTATGCCAATGGATTTTTGGGCGACATTGGTGTGCCGCCGGATCCGGCGCCCATGGATTACAATGCTTGGTTCGAAGTGTTTCTCGATGGACGCTGGTTCATCTTCGATGCCCGCCACAACATGCCACGGATCGGACGCATCACGGTCTCTCGCGGCCGCGATGCCACCGACATTCCGCTCGCGACGTCATTCGGGCCGCATATTCTGAAGACCTTCAAAGTTTGGACAGAGGAAGTCGATGCGGCGCTCGCGGGCACCTTGACCCGACGGATCGCCTGA
- a CDS encoding calcium-binding protein: protein MAITSKNANGILSLFGDSAGNTVRVSRDAAGKILANGGAVPLPGNPSVVNTSLVEVFGADGNDTISVDETNGALPKANLFGGAGNDTLIGGSGNDQLFGGAGNDILSGKGGDDLLFGGAGNDVLTGGTGSDRMFGEAGDDRFIWNPGEGSDVVEGGSGTDTLEVNGGNGAEVFTITANGGRVRFDRVDPAPFSIDIGTTENIVLRANGGDDVITAGNGLAPLTNLTLDGGAGNDTITGGDGADTLIGGDGNDIVTGGRGNDVASLGSGDDRFIWNPGDGSDVVEGQGGTDTLDFRGANVSENIDISANGSRARFFRNVANITMDLNGVETIDFTALGGADNIVVADLSGTNVKQVNIDLGATPGGAGDGQADTVTVNGRAGNDVINVAASGGNVGVAGVAAQVAITGAEAADVLIINGLAGNDTIDASTVPAMSVQLQIDGGAGNDTITGGDGNDVLIGGDGNDVVTGGRGNDVAFLGAGNDRFIWNPGDGSDVVEGQDGTDSLVFNGSNASENIDISANGSRVRFFRDVGAITMDVNGVENINFAAFGGADNIVVNDLTGTDVKQVKIDLAGTPGGNTGDGQVDTVTVNGSAGDDVISLQRSGSDIIVNGLAAKVTISHVEQGDVLNINGLAGNDTIDGSALLATSPHLNINGGDGNDTIKGGAGDDVVAGGRGNDVAFLGAGNDRFIWNPGDGSDVVEGQGGTDTLDFRGANVSENIDISANGGRARFFRDVANITMDLNGVEDIDFTALGGADNIVVGDLSGTDVKQVNIDLGATPGGAGDGQPDTVTINGTGGDDLIKLSIENGALVVDGLSSRVVIKDFDPNDTIHIAGLGGDDVIDASGLGAGAPKLTLDGGAGNDVLLGGGSPATLLGGDGDDVLLGGNTNDVLNGGPGDNIEIPSSAPPALASTQTGGSGSNLSLSSLNQAGPGQTINGHENLEIQNASAASVTFAPGAAGTLTLDHSTEFSGKVSGFEATDKLDLKDIAFGANTTVGFSGDATGGTLSVGDGGHLAKIALLGNYLASTFVASGDGHGGTQITEPQMSQAPLIAHPQTA, encoded by the coding sequence ATGGCCATTACCAGCAAAAACGCGAACGGAATCCTTTCTCTTTTTGGCGATAGCGCCGGCAATACCGTCAGAGTCAGCCGCGACGCTGCGGGGAAAATCCTCGCCAACGGCGGCGCGGTGCCGCTACCCGGCAACCCGTCGGTCGTCAACACCAGCCTCGTCGAAGTGTTTGGCGCGGACGGAAACGACACGATCAGCGTCGATGAAACCAACGGGGCTTTGCCGAAGGCAAATCTGTTCGGCGGCGCCGGCAATGACACGCTCATCGGCGGCTCCGGCAATGACCAGCTCTTTGGCGGCGCCGGCAACGACATACTCAGCGGCAAAGGCGGCGACGACTTGCTGTTCGGTGGCGCCGGCAATGATGTCCTGACGGGCGGAACCGGATCGGATCGGATGTTTGGCGAAGCCGGTGATGACCGCTTCATCTGGAACCCTGGCGAGGGCAGCGATGTGGTCGAGGGCGGCTCCGGCACCGACACGCTGGAAGTCAATGGTGGCAATGGTGCCGAGGTCTTCACTATCACGGCGAACGGCGGTCGTGTGCGGTTCGACCGTGTCGACCCGGCGCCCTTCAGCATCGACATCGGGACCACCGAGAACATTGTGCTGAGGGCTAATGGCGGTGACGATGTCATTACCGCAGGCAATGGCCTCGCGCCTCTGACCAATCTGACCCTCGATGGCGGCGCCGGCAACGACACGATCACTGGCGGTGATGGCGCTGATACGCTCATCGGCGGGGATGGCAATGATATCGTTACCGGCGGGCGCGGCAATGATGTCGCTTCCCTCGGTTCAGGCGACGATCGGTTCATCTGGAACCCTGGCGACGGCAGCGATGTGGTCGAAGGCCAAGGCGGTACGGACACGCTCGATTTCCGCGGTGCAAACGTCAGCGAGAATATCGACATTTCCGCCAATGGCTCGCGCGCGCGGTTCTTCCGCAATGTCGCAAACATCACGATGGATCTCAACGGCGTTGAAACCATCGACTTCACCGCCCTTGGTGGGGCCGATAACATTGTCGTGGCCGATCTCAGCGGCACCAATGTTAAGCAAGTCAACATCGATCTCGGCGCAACGCCAGGAGGTGCCGGCGACGGGCAGGCTGATACGGTCACGGTCAATGGCCGCGCCGGAAATGACGTGATCAACGTCGCGGCCAGCGGCGGCAATGTCGGCGTCGCGGGCGTCGCGGCACAAGTGGCGATCACCGGAGCGGAAGCGGCCGACGTGCTGATCATCAACGGTTTGGCTGGAAACGACACGATCGACGCCTCAACCGTGCCTGCGATGTCAGTGCAATTGCAGATCGACGGCGGCGCCGGAAACGACACCATCACCGGCGGCGATGGCAATGATGTCCTCATCGGCGGCGACGGCAACGATGTGGTGACGGGCGGCCGCGGCAACGACGTCGCCTTCCTCGGCGCGGGCAACGACCGGTTCATCTGGAACCCCGGCGACGGCAGCGACGTGGTCGAGGGTCAGGACGGCACTGACAGCCTCGTTTTCAACGGCTCGAACGCCAGCGAGAACATCGACATCTCCGCTAACGGCTCGCGCGTACGCTTCTTCCGCGATGTCGGCGCCATCACAATGGACGTTAACGGCGTTGAAAACATCAACTTTGCGGCGTTCGGCGGCGCCGACAACATCGTCGTCAACGATCTCACCGGCACCGATGTGAAGCAGGTTAAGATTGATCTTGCCGGGACCCCCGGCGGAAACACCGGCGACGGCCAGGTCGATACGGTGACCGTCAATGGGAGCGCCGGAGATGATGTGATCAGCCTGCAGCGTTCGGGCTCGGACATTATCGTCAATGGCCTTGCGGCAAAAGTGACCATCAGTCACGTAGAGCAGGGCGACGTGCTCAATATCAACGGTCTGGCCGGCAATGATACGATCGACGGCTCCGCCTTGCTCGCGACGTCACCGCATCTGAACATCAATGGCGGCGACGGCAATGACACGATCAAGGGGGGCGCGGGTGACGATGTCGTGGCCGGCGGCCGCGGCAATGATGTCGCCTTCCTTGGTGCGGGCAACGACCGGTTCATCTGGAACCCCGGCGACGGCAGCGACGTGGTCGAGGGTCAGGGCGGGACGGACACGCTCGATTTCCGCGGTGCAAACGTCAGCGAGAATATCGACATTTCCGCCAATGGCGGGCGGGCGCGGTTCTTCCGCGATGTCGCAAACATCACGATGGATCTCAACGGTGTTGAAGACATCGACTTCACTGCGCTCGGTGGCGCCGATAACATTGTCGTGGGCGATCTCAGCGGCACCGATGTGAAGCAAGTCAACATCGATCTCGGCGCAACGCCTGGAGGCGCCGGCGACGGGCAGCCGGATACGGTGACGATCAACGGGACCGGTGGAGACGACCTCATCAAGCTGTCGATCGAAAATGGCGCGCTGGTAGTCGACGGGCTTTCGTCCAGAGTGGTGATCAAGGACTTCGATCCGAACGACACGATCCATATCGCCGGCCTCGGTGGTGATGACGTCATCGACGCCTCGGGGCTTGGCGCAGGCGCCCCGAAACTGACGCTGGATGGTGGCGCCGGCAACGACGTCTTGCTTGGTGGCGGCAGCCCCGCCACTTTGCTCGGCGGTGACGGCGATGATGTGTTGTTGGGAGGAAACACCAACGACGTTCTGAACGGTGGTCCTGGCGACAACATCGAGATCCCGTCGTCGGCGCCGCCGGCTCTGGCGTCCACGCAAACGGGCGGCAGCGGATCCAATTTGTCGCTTTCCAGCCTTAACCAGGCGGGACCGGGACAAACCATCAATGGCCATGAAAACCTCGAAATCCAGAACGCCTCGGCGGCGAGCGTCACCTTCGCACCCGGCGCGGCTGGAACCCTGACGCTCGATCATTCGACAGAGTTCTCCGGCAAGGTTTCCGGGTTCGAGGCGACGGACAAACTCGACCTGAAGGACATTGCTTTCGGGGCGAACACGACCGTCGGCTTCTCCGGCGACGCCACCGGCGGAACATTGTCGGTCGGCGACGGCGGCCATTTGGCGAAGATCGCGCTTCTTGGCAATTATCTGGCGTCGACTTTCGTCGCCTCGGGGGATGGCCACGGCGGCACACAAATCACCGAGCCGCAAATGAGCCAGGCCCCGCTCATCGCGCATCCACAAACTGCCTGA